Proteins encoded in a region of the Mycobacterium branderi genome:
- a CDS encoding hydroxymethylglutaryl-CoA lyase has protein sequence MSHVTIREVALRDGLQIEQPIPLSAKLELLEAIAATGVREVEACAFVSPTKVPSMADAAELAAELHRFPDIEFSALVASPNGAKRAVAAGLPAIEYVVAASDSFSQANVGRSAAEATAQIADIVTIAHAAGVKVEVIVATAWDCPFDGPTPPQRVVDIASAACEYGVDRLSIADTVGTAAPGRVSSLITTLRPVIGDLPLGGHFHNTRGAGLASAYTAVNAGVDRLDSSVGGLGGCPFAPGATGNIATEDLVYLLTDSGIDVDVDLEKAIAAAEVARSAVGHDLPGALLRAGDRKRV, from the coding sequence ATGAGCCATGTAACCATCCGTGAGGTAGCGCTGCGCGACGGGCTGCAGATCGAGCAGCCAATCCCCTTGTCCGCCAAGCTCGAACTACTCGAGGCGATAGCCGCCACCGGGGTACGCGAGGTCGAGGCATGCGCGTTCGTGTCGCCGACGAAGGTGCCGTCGATGGCCGATGCCGCCGAGTTGGCCGCAGAACTGCACCGCTTTCCGGACATCGAATTCTCGGCCCTAGTGGCAAGCCCCAACGGCGCCAAACGGGCGGTCGCCGCCGGCCTGCCCGCGATCGAGTACGTGGTAGCGGCCTCCGATTCCTTTAGCCAGGCCAACGTCGGGCGATCGGCCGCCGAGGCCACCGCGCAGATCGCCGACATCGTGACGATCGCCCACGCTGCCGGCGTGAAAGTCGAAGTCATCGTCGCCACCGCGTGGGACTGTCCGTTTGACGGGCCCACGCCGCCACAGCGGGTCGTCGACATTGCCTCCGCTGCATGTGAATACGGCGTCGACCGGCTCTCGATTGCCGATACCGTCGGAACCGCCGCGCCCGGCCGGGTCAGTTCGCTGATCACGACACTGCGTCCGGTGATCGGAGATCTGCCGCTAGGCGGGCACTTCCACAACACCCGCGGCGCCGGGCTGGCCAGTGCCTACACGGCGGTCAACGCGGGGGTCGATCGGCTGGACTCCTCGGTCGGCGGGCTGGGGGGCTGCCCGTTCGCGCCCGGTGCCACCGGAAACATCGCCACCGAGGACCTAGTCTACCTGCTGACCGACAGCGGAATCGACGTCGACGTCGACCTGGAGAAGGCGATCGCCGCCGCTGAGGTCGCGAGATCGGCAGTCGGCCACGATCTTCCCGGCGCGCTGCTACGCGCCGGCGACCGGAAACGTGTCTGA
- a CDS encoding TetR/AcrR family transcriptional regulator, translating into MPTEALSAKGRQTRQAIEQAARKLFAERGFHGTTLADITSAAGKSPAVFYRYFADKEDLLAALAESFLHDVVAPSGLSLSLPESPYDTVFFTSVVTGYWNMFKQNIGIMIAVAQLAATQERFAAVQNEFRRFGMDIVAASVRRAQEQGYSHDLDPRHTAAAIALLFENFTTVFVGPSGLGLEMSDEDAIATLSTIWKKTLYGT; encoded by the coding sequence ATGCCGACTGAGGCACTGAGCGCGAAGGGCCGCCAGACCCGCCAGGCGATCGAGCAGGCGGCGCGCAAATTGTTCGCCGAGCGCGGCTTTCACGGCACCACCCTGGCCGACATCACCTCCGCGGCGGGCAAGTCGCCGGCAGTGTTCTACCGGTATTTCGCCGACAAGGAGGACCTGCTGGCCGCGCTGGCGGAATCGTTTCTGCACGACGTGGTCGCACCGTCAGGTCTCAGCCTTTCACTACCCGAATCGCCCTACGACACCGTATTTTTCACGTCGGTGGTGACCGGCTACTGGAATATGTTCAAGCAGAATATCGGCATCATGATCGCGGTTGCGCAGCTGGCGGCCACCCAGGAACGATTCGCCGCCGTACAGAACGAGTTTCGGCGCTTCGGAATGGACATCGTTGCCGCCTCCGTACGCCGCGCCCAAGAGCAGGGATATTCGCACGACCTTGATCCCAGGCACACTGCTGCGGCGATCGCGTTGCTGTTCGAGAACTTCACTACGGTGTTCGTGGGCCCGTCGGGACTGGGCCTGGAAATGAGCGACGAGGACGCCATCGCCACCCTGTCGACGATCTGGAAGAAGACGCTCTACGGCACTTGA
- a CDS encoding phosphotransferase family protein, producing the protein MSAALARVVGAELDADVTIENLRTLTGGASRSTWAFDAVAPDARRSLILRIGPPDDVHAPMELEAHVQATAAAAGAPVPHILVASNSTAALGNPFLICDEVKGETIVRRIERQLDDDGRERLLGQCAQALAAIHRAEARHPTLQTQDQLGEWRDRLDAMGDTTATFEWAFRWLYAHRPAPSPTRLVHGDYRMGNLIVDGSDLAAVLDWELVHFGEVYEDLAWFCIRAWRFGAPASRAAGGLGSIDSFLRAYERASGTAVDRNAFHWWLVLATLRWGVICRYQAERHLSGQTRSVELAAIGRRVCETEWDLLTLLDGAAS; encoded by the coding sequence TTGTCCGCGGCGCTGGCCCGAGTCGTCGGGGCGGAACTGGACGCCGACGTCACGATCGAGAACCTGCGGACACTGACCGGTGGAGCCAGCCGCAGCACGTGGGCGTTCGACGCCGTCGCACCCGACGCGCGCCGCTCACTGATCCTGCGCATCGGGCCGCCCGACGACGTGCATGCCCCGATGGAGCTCGAGGCCCACGTTCAGGCCACCGCGGCGGCCGCCGGCGCGCCCGTCCCCCACATCCTAGTGGCCTCTAATTCTACCGCGGCGCTGGGCAATCCGTTTCTGATCTGCGACGAGGTCAAGGGCGAGACGATCGTGCGCCGCATCGAGCGCCAACTGGACGACGACGGTCGTGAACGGCTGCTGGGCCAATGCGCGCAGGCGCTCGCGGCCATCCACCGGGCCGAGGCGCGACACCCAACGTTGCAGACCCAGGACCAACTCGGCGAGTGGCGCGACCGGCTCGACGCCATGGGCGACACCACCGCCACCTTCGAGTGGGCGTTTCGCTGGCTTTATGCACATCGGCCAGCGCCGTCACCGACTCGGCTGGTGCACGGCGACTACCGGATGGGCAACCTCATTGTCGACGGATCCGACCTGGCTGCCGTACTCGACTGGGAACTCGTGCATTTCGGCGAAGTGTATGAGGACCTGGCCTGGTTTTGCATCCGCGCCTGGCGGTTCGGCGCGCCGGCCAGCCGAGCCGCCGGCGGACTGGGCAGCATCGACAGCTTTCTTCGCGCCTACGAGCGGGCGAGCGGGACTGCGGTCGACCGCAACGCGTTTCACTGGTGGCTGGTGCTGGCGACCCTGCGCTGGGGTGTCATCTGCCGCTACCAGGCCGAGCGGCACCTGAGCGGACAGACCCGGTCGGTGGAGCTGGCCGCGATCGGCCGGCGGGTCTGTGAAACCGAATGGGACCTGCTCACCCTGCTCGACGGGGCTGCGTCGTGA
- a CDS encoding DUF6285 domain-containing protein: MTGPHGRPTAAELVAAVAEFLETHVREATTGQVNFHARVAANALRIVERELLVGSDTTVSEALAALGFADEAQLAAAIRAGELDKDTEKVMACLRTLVGHRLAVAHPGYDR, from the coding sequence GTGACCGGCCCCCACGGCCGTCCCACCGCGGCCGAACTGGTCGCCGCGGTCGCCGAGTTTCTGGAAACCCATGTGCGGGAGGCAACTACCGGGCAAGTCAACTTCCACGCCCGCGTGGCCGCCAACGCGTTGCGTATCGTCGAGCGCGAACTGCTCGTCGGCTCCGACACAACCGTCTCCGAGGCGCTGGCAGCTCTCGGCTTCGCCGACGAAGCGCAGCTGGCGGCCGCCATCCGGGCCGGTGAACTAGACAAGGACACCGAGAAGGTGATGGCATGTCTGCGGACGCTGGTCGGGCATCGGCTAGCAGTTGCCCATCCCGGCTACGACCGCTAA
- a CDS encoding homogentisate 1,2-dioxygenase yields MESFVHLRKGKTPRRLHADLDGLKDDELGRGGFTGRTANMYRRHDPTAYRAQGPLRPIDVLTSELKPSDATDAHGGPLLMFSNPDCRISLSRRSEPMPFYVRYVDGDLLCFVHAGAGELQTEFGPLSYRQGDWVYLPKATTWRQLPDSETTLLMIEATDEFRVPPPGALGRHFPFDPSQATIPEPAPLEDDGRDEYEVRLVHDGGPTTLYYQHNPLDVEGWRGDNFPFTFNIADYNVVTSDSVHLPPTVHLFMQATGVYVMNFLPKPAEGVPGTERTPWYHRNVDYDEIAFFHGGSLYGIPMPPGLVSHAPQGVHHGAPEKARERARRKFDDFDSVDWQVIAVDTRRRLTPSAEVLAHDLGQH; encoded by the coding sequence ATGGAATCCTTTGTCCACCTGCGCAAAGGCAAGACGCCGCGCCGGCTGCATGCTGATCTCGACGGCCTCAAGGATGACGAGCTCGGCAGGGGCGGCTTCACGGGGCGCACGGCCAACATGTATCGCCGCCACGACCCCACCGCCTACCGCGCGCAAGGCCCGCTGCGGCCCATCGACGTGCTGACGAGCGAGCTCAAACCGAGCGACGCCACCGACGCCCACGGCGGGCCGTTGCTGATGTTCTCCAATCCCGACTGCCGTATCTCGCTGTCGCGCCGCAGCGAACCGATGCCGTTCTACGTCCGATACGTCGACGGTGACCTGCTGTGCTTCGTGCATGCCGGCGCGGGGGAACTGCAGACCGAGTTCGGGCCGCTGTCCTACCGGCAGGGCGATTGGGTGTATCTGCCGAAGGCGACGACGTGGCGCCAGCTGCCGGACAGCGAGACCACGTTGTTGATGATCGAGGCCACCGACGAGTTTCGCGTCCCGCCGCCGGGCGCGCTCGGCCGGCACTTTCCGTTCGACCCGTCGCAGGCCACCATCCCCGAGCCGGCGCCGTTAGAGGACGACGGCCGCGACGAGTACGAAGTCCGCCTTGTCCACGACGGCGGCCCGACAACGCTTTACTACCAACACAATCCGCTCGATGTAGAAGGGTGGCGCGGCGACAATTTTCCGTTCACGTTCAACATCGCCGACTACAACGTGGTGACCTCCGACAGCGTGCACTTGCCGCCCACCGTGCATTTGTTCATGCAGGCCACCGGCGTCTACGTGATGAATTTCCTGCCCAAACCCGCCGAAGGCGTGCCCGGCACCGAACGCACCCCTTGGTATCACCGCAACGTCGACTATGACGAGATCGCGTTCTTCCACGGCGGGTCCCTCTACGGCATACCAATGCCTCCAGGGTTGGTTTCCCATGCGCCGCAAGGGGTTCACCACGGCGCACCGGAGAAGGCGCGGGAGCGTGCGCGCCGCAAGTTCGACGACTTCGACAGCGTCGACTGGCAGGTGATCGCCGTCGACACCCGCCGCCGTCTCACCCCGTCGGCCGAAGTGCTGGCACACGACCTAGGACAACACTAA
- a CDS encoding acyl-CoA dehydrogenase family protein: protein MDFTLPEHLPRLLAEMDAFIEAEIAPLQAENMKYFDHRREHARTDWDNGGIPRRDWEDLLAEMRRRADKAGWLRYGLPSSLGGRDGTNLDMAVIREHLAAKGLGLHNDLQDESSIVGNFPQVIMMERFGTDAQRRDWSEALITGERSMAFGLTEPAHGSDATWLETRAQRDRDGWVINGAKRFNTGVHRATHDLVFARTSGEPGQATGITAFLVPTDASGFRVPFYWWTFNMPSDHGEVELKDVRVPDDAVLGEVDRGLEVAQTFLHENRIRQAASSLGAAQYCIDRAADYAGKRTVFGKPLSVNQAVQWPLAELQTEAQMVRLLVYYAAWHLDRNHHLEVSDKVSMANYRANRLVCDAADRAMQIFGGLGYTRHEPFEHIYRHHRRYRITEGAEEIQIRRVAQRLFKFGKK, encoded by the coding sequence GTGGATTTCACACTGCCCGAACATCTTCCGCGGCTGCTGGCCGAGATGGACGCCTTCATCGAGGCCGAAATCGCGCCGCTCCAAGCCGAGAACATGAAGTACTTCGACCATCGTCGAGAACACGCCCGGACCGACTGGGATAACGGCGGCATCCCGCGCCGCGACTGGGAGGACCTGCTCGCCGAGATGCGCCGGCGGGCGGACAAGGCGGGCTGGCTGCGCTACGGGCTGCCGTCCTCGCTGGGCGGGCGCGACGGGACCAACCTGGACATGGCTGTCATTCGGGAACACCTGGCCGCCAAGGGCCTTGGCCTGCACAACGACCTGCAGGACGAGTCGTCGATCGTCGGCAACTTCCCGCAGGTCATCATGATGGAGCGGTTCGGCACGGACGCGCAGCGCCGGGACTGGTCGGAGGCACTGATCACCGGGGAACGTTCGATGGCCTTCGGGCTCACCGAACCAGCGCACGGCTCCGACGCCACCTGGCTGGAGACCCGTGCCCAACGCGACCGCGACGGCTGGGTGATCAACGGCGCCAAACGGTTCAACACCGGCGTGCACCGCGCCACCCACGACCTGGTCTTCGCCCGTACCTCCGGTGAGCCCGGCCAGGCCACCGGCATCACCGCGTTCCTGGTGCCCACGGATGCGTCAGGGTTTCGAGTCCCCTTCTACTGGTGGACGTTCAACATGCCCAGTGACCACGGCGAAGTCGAGCTCAAGGACGTCCGGGTGCCCGACGACGCCGTCCTGGGCGAGGTTGACCGCGGTTTGGAGGTTGCGCAGACCTTCTTGCACGAGAACCGGATTCGGCAAGCCGCCAGCAGCCTGGGCGCCGCCCAATACTGCATCGACCGCGCCGCCGACTATGCCGGCAAGCGCACCGTGTTCGGCAAGCCGCTCTCGGTCAACCAGGCGGTGCAGTGGCCGCTGGCCGAGTTGCAAACCGAGGCTCAAATGGTGCGGTTGCTGGTGTATTACGCGGCCTGGCACCTCGACCGCAACCACCACCTCGAGGTCTCCGACAAGGTATCGATGGCCAACTATCGCGCCAACAGGCTGGTGTGCGACGCCGCCGACCGCGCCATGCAGATCTTCGGCGGACTCGGCTACACCCGCCACGAGCCGTTCGAACACATCTACCGCCACCACCGCCGCTACCGGATCACCGAGGGCGCCGAGGAGATCCAGATCCGCCGAGTAGCCCAGCGGCTGTTCAAGTTCGGCAAGAAGTGA
- a CDS encoding CaiB/BaiF CoA transferase family protein: protein MSGPLEGLRVLELGTLIAGPFAGRLLGDMGADVIKIEPPGSPDPLRTWGQAELDGHHFFWTVHARNKKAVTLDLRKDRGRELFLDLVEKSDIVVENFRPGTLEKWNLGYDALRQRNRGIVLVRVSGYGQTGPDAHKAGYASVAEAASGLRHLNGFPGGPPPRLALSLGDSLAGMFAAQGALAALYRRGVSGEGQVVDVALTESCLAIQESTIPDYDVGGVVRGPSGTRLEGIAPSNIYRAADGSWVVIAANQDTVFARLCQAMGRPELAGDDRFATHGARGRNQDELDKIIGDWAAQRQPGEIIETLSNAGVIAGHINTVAEVVEDPQLRARGMIAEHWDERVERAVLGPGIVPVFTESPGRIRNAGPARPGQHNDDVYIGLLGKTAEQLERLRAEGAL, encoded by the coding sequence GTGAGCGGACCGCTGGAGGGTCTTCGGGTGCTCGAGCTGGGCACCCTGATCGCCGGCCCGTTCGCCGGCCGGCTGCTCGGCGACATGGGCGCGGATGTCATCAAGATCGAGCCGCCGGGTAGCCCCGACCCGCTGCGCACCTGGGGCCAGGCCGAACTCGACGGGCATCACTTCTTCTGGACCGTGCACGCGCGCAACAAGAAAGCCGTCACGCTGGATTTGCGCAAGGACCGCGGGCGTGAGCTGTTCCTCGATCTCGTCGAGAAGTCCGACATCGTGGTGGAGAACTTCCGTCCGGGCACCCTGGAAAAGTGGAATCTGGGCTACGACGCGCTGCGCCAACGCAATCGAGGCATCGTCCTGGTGCGGGTCTCCGGCTATGGGCAGACCGGGCCGGACGCCCACAAGGCCGGCTACGCCTCGGTCGCCGAGGCGGCCAGCGGACTGCGTCACCTCAACGGCTTCCCCGGCGGCCCGCCGCCCCGACTTGCGCTGTCGCTGGGCGACAGCCTGGCCGGCATGTTCGCCGCCCAGGGCGCGCTGGCCGCGTTGTATCGTCGCGGTGTGAGCGGCGAAGGCCAGGTGGTCGACGTCGCGCTGACCGAATCCTGTTTGGCCATCCAGGAATCCACCATCCCCGACTACGACGTCGGCGGGGTGGTACGCGGTCCGTCGGGCACCCGGCTGGAGGGTATCGCTCCGTCGAACATCTACCGCGCCGCCGATGGCAGCTGGGTGGTGATCGCCGCCAACCAGGACACCGTGTTCGCACGGCTGTGCCAGGCGATGGGCCGCCCGGAGCTCGCCGGCGACGACCGGTTCGCCACCCACGGCGCCCGAGGCCGCAACCAGGACGAGCTCGACAAGATCATCGGCGACTGGGCAGCGCAGCGACAGCCCGGCGAGATCATCGAAACCCTCAGCAACGCAGGCGTGATCGCCGGACACATCAATACCGTCGCCGAGGTCGTCGAAGACCCGCAACTGCGGGCGCGGGGCATGATCGCCGAGCATTGGGACGAACGCGTCGAGCGCGCGGTGCTGGGCCCCGGGATCGTGCCGGTGTTCACCGAATCCCCGGGCCGAATCCGCAACGCCGGCCCGGCCCGCCCAGGACAACACAACGACGACGTCTACATCGGCTTGCTCGGTAAGACCGCCGAACAACTCGAAAGGTTGCGCGCCGAGGGGGCACTATGA
- a CDS encoding alpha/beta hydrolase: MKHEYDRIPYLVAFQNNSGVRDVYGGLAELVVLESHLLKPRTKPSDTVLVFMHPIGGGAYLPMMNALARAGHHVIYCNSRFRGTDSALLMEKVVQDLGECIKDAKERLGYEKVVLAGWSGGGSLSLFYQQQAQHATVTSSPSGDGPDLTQLDLPAADGVMLLAAHISRHGTLTEWLDASILDESDPTKRDPELDLYNPDNPNQPPYSEEFLARYRQAQIDRNRRITAWVKNKLAELKAAGRPDDEFAFVVHGTMADPRWLDPSVDPNQRTPGTCYLGDPQVVNMSPVGLARFCTLRSWLSQWSYDDANGDGIACGHDIAVPALVIGNLADDACTPSHTRRLFEAIGHPDKEMHEISGATHYYAGPDQRDKLRRAVDIVTDWLVRHDFAEAQ, encoded by the coding sequence ATCAAACACGAGTACGACCGGATCCCGTATCTGGTTGCGTTCCAGAACAATTCCGGGGTGCGCGACGTCTACGGCGGGCTGGCCGAGCTGGTGGTGCTGGAGAGCCACCTGCTCAAGCCGCGCACCAAGCCGTCGGACACCGTGCTGGTGTTCATGCATCCGATCGGCGGCGGCGCCTACCTGCCGATGATGAACGCACTGGCCCGCGCCGGACACCATGTCATCTACTGCAACAGCCGATTCCGCGGCACCGACTCCGCGCTGCTGATGGAGAAAGTGGTACAGGATCTCGGCGAGTGCATCAAGGACGCCAAGGAGCGGCTGGGGTATGAGAAAGTGGTGCTGGCCGGCTGGAGCGGCGGCGGCTCGCTGTCGCTGTTCTACCAGCAACAGGCCCAGCACGCGACCGTGACATCGAGCCCATCGGGCGACGGACCCGACCTCACCCAGCTGGACCTGCCCGCCGCCGACGGTGTCATGCTGCTGGCCGCACACATCAGCCGGCACGGCACGCTGACCGAATGGCTGGACGCGTCGATCCTCGACGAATCCGATCCCACCAAACGCGATCCGGAACTGGACCTCTACAACCCCGACAACCCGAACCAACCGCCTTACAGCGAGGAATTCCTTGCCCGTTACCGGCAGGCGCAGATCGACCGGAACCGCCGCATCACCGCGTGGGTCAAAAACAAACTGGCCGAACTCAAGGCCGCCGGTCGCCCGGATGATGAGTTCGCATTCGTCGTGCACGGCACCATGGCCGACCCACGCTGGCTGGACCCGAGCGTCGATCCGAACCAACGCACCCCGGGAACCTGCTATCTGGGCGATCCTCAAGTGGTGAACATGAGCCCCGTCGGGCTGGCCCGCTTTTGCACGCTGCGCAGCTGGCTGTCGCAATGGAGCTACGACGACGCCAACGGCGACGGCATCGCCTGCGGACACGACATTGCCGTGCCGGCGCTGGTGATCGGCAACCTCGCCGACGACGCCTGCACGCCCAGCCACACCCGGCGGCTCTTCGAGGCGATCGGACATCCCGATAAGGAGATGCACGAAATCTCCGGCGCCACACACTATTACGCGGGACCGGACCAGCGGGACAAGCTGCGCCGGGCCGTCGACATCGTCACCGACTGGCTGGTGCGGCACGACTTCGCGGAGGCGCAGTGA